One segment of Nostoc piscinale CENA21 DNA contains the following:
- a CDS encoding serine/threonine-protein kinase: MSDPNIGRLLGKRYQLQELIGTGAMGRVYRAKDILLGGVPVAVKFLALSIQNEKMRLQERFEREAKTCALLGQKSIHIVRVMDYGVDENNTPFYVMEYLQGHSLSQIIRQHHLALPRFLSMVRQIGLGLQCAHDGIPVDGAIYPIIHRDIKPSNILVIQDSSFGELIKILDFGIAKLLQANSNDQTKFYLGTLAYSSPEQMEGKELDNRSDIYSLGVMMFEMLTGKMPLVAATHSFGAWYKTHHLLEPRSFAEVNPGLEIPKQVENLVMSCLAKSPSDRPQKVSEILQVLESIEQNYRSPIIQPDKPAPKAVATRSLTIPVEVQPKTKADVQVLSSHDEILRSTAWPENKPIADIVFPKTIRVNNEVLPTLWVMLPQQEIIKRFACNRYNQFLFLPAPHPMTLWITVIYNRQHGVKWLPYYLDLKTSFGQEITRLLAKTGYYRLLFFAREAPSRCSHILLCSIATAQRKNLEQWAEESQISASSVDPQLSKNVLKNEYERIKPQILSKLEATATDIPFDLSC, from the coding sequence ATGTCAGACCCCAACATTGGACGCTTACTCGGCAAACGCTACCAGCTTCAGGAATTAATTGGTACTGGAGCAATGGGTCGAGTTTATCGTGCTAAAGATATTTTGTTGGGAGGTGTACCAGTTGCAGTCAAGTTTCTCGCCCTCTCGATTCAAAATGAAAAGATGCGGTTACAAGAACGCTTTGAGCGAGAAGCAAAAACCTGTGCTTTGCTAGGACAAAAAAGCATTCATATTGTGCGAGTCATGGACTATGGCGTAGATGAAAATAATACGCCCTTTTACGTGATGGAATATCTTCAAGGACATAGCCTCAGTCAAATTATTCGTCAGCATCATTTAGCTTTACCCAGATTCTTGAGTATGGTGCGTCAAATCGGACTGGGGTTACAGTGCGCTCATGACGGGATTCCCGTTGATGGTGCTATTTACCCAATTATTCACCGCGATATTAAACCCAGTAATATACTCGTAATTCAAGACTCCAGCTTTGGGGAGTTAATCAAAATTCTTGATTTTGGCATTGCTAAGTTACTCCAAGCCAATAGCAATGACCAAACAAAATTTTATTTGGGAACTCTGGCTTATTCTTCCCCCGAACAGATGGAGGGTAAAGAATTAGATAATCGGTCGGATATTTACAGTTTAGGTGTGATGATGTTTGAGATGCTAACTGGCAAAATGCCGTTAGTAGCAGCAACTCATTCCTTTGGTGCATGGTACAAAACCCATCATTTGCTAGAACCACGTTCTTTTGCTGAAGTTAATCCTGGGTTGGAAATACCCAAACAAGTAGAAAATTTAGTCATGAGTTGTTTGGCTAAATCACCAAGCGATCGCCCCCAAAAGGTCAGCGAAATTTTGCAGGTGTTAGAATCCATCGAACAGAATTATCGCTCGCCCATCATTCAACCAGATAAACCCGCACCGAAAGCTGTAGCGACTCGTAGCTTAACAATTCCTGTAGAAGTTCAGCCTAAGACAAAAGCTGATGTACAGGTATTATCTTCCCATGATGAAATCCTCCGTTCTACTGCTTGGCCAGAAAACAAGCCAATTGCTGATATTGTCTTCCCCAAAACAATTCGTGTGAATAACGAAGTTTTACCAACTCTTTGGGTGATGCTACCACAGCAGGAAATTATCAAAAGGTTTGCCTGTAATCGTTATAATCAATTTCTCTTTCTGCCTGCACCACATCCGATGACACTGTGGATTACTGTTATTTACAATCGTCAACATGGTGTAAAGTGGCTGCCTTACTATCTTGATCTCAAAACTAGTTTTGGCCAAGAAATAACTAGATTACTCGCAAAAACTGGTTATTATCGATTGTTATTCTTTGCCAGAGAAGCACCAAGTCGCTGTTCTCACATCTTACTTTGTAGTATCGCTACGGCTCAACGCAAAAATCTTGAACAATGGGCTGAAGAAAGTCAAATATCAGCTTCATCTGTTGATCCGCAACTTAGTAAAAATGTACTAAAAAATGAATACGAAAGAATTAAACCCCAAATTTTATCTAAATTAGAAGCAACGGCTACAGACATTCCCTTTGATCTTTCCTGTTAG
- the cax gene encoding calcium/proton exchanger: MSGKNIIFFVLLLFIPVSLAAHFLEWGDLIVFVAAGLAILPLAAWMGTATEEIAVVVGPTLGGLLNATFGNATELIIALIALKAGLVGVVKASITGSIVSNLLLVMGLSMFLGGLRHKEQTFQPIVARVNASSMNLAVIAMLLPTAMNYTSQGISEQTLQNLSLAVAVVLIVVYALTLLFSMKTHTYLYDVGVAEAEDNEGSHEQPNIWLWTGVLLVCTLLVALESEMLVDSLETATSQLGLTALFTGVILVPIVGNAAEHATAVTVAMKDKMDLSVSVAVGSSMQIALFVAPVLVIAGWIFGQPMDLDFNPFELVAVTVAVLIANSISSDGKSNWLEGTLLLAAYTVLGFAFYFHPVITSIG; encoded by the coding sequence ATGTCAGGTAAAAACATTATTTTTTTCGTGCTGTTACTGTTTATTCCAGTGTCCCTAGCGGCGCATTTTCTCGAATGGGGAGACTTAATAGTGTTTGTCGCTGCTGGTTTAGCGATTTTGCCTTTAGCCGCTTGGATGGGAACAGCAACCGAAGAAATTGCTGTGGTGGTCGGCCCAACGCTGGGAGGTTTATTAAACGCCACCTTTGGTAATGCAACAGAATTAATTATTGCTTTAATTGCCTTGAAAGCGGGACTGGTTGGTGTAGTCAAAGCCAGTATCACAGGTTCGATTGTTAGTAACTTATTACTTGTGATGGGTCTTTCGATGTTTTTGGGAGGACTGCGCCACAAAGAACAAACTTTCCAGCCGATTGTAGCGCGTGTGAATGCTTCTTCAATGAATTTGGCGGTGATTGCCATGTTACTTCCCACCGCCATGAACTATACTTCTCAAGGAATTAGTGAACAAACTCTGCAAAATCTTTCCTTGGCTGTAGCAGTGGTGTTAATTGTGGTTTATGCCTTGACATTGCTGTTTTCGATGAAAACCCATACCTATTTGTACGATGTGGGTGTGGCTGAGGCGGAAGACAATGAAGGTTCTCACGAGCAACCAAATATTTGGTTGTGGACTGGGGTGTTATTGGTTTGCACGTTGTTAGTCGCACTGGAATCAGAAATGTTAGTAGATTCCTTAGAAACCGCCACATCCCAATTAGGGTTAACAGCACTGTTTACTGGTGTAATTTTAGTGCCGATTGTGGGTAATGCTGCAGAACACGCCACGGCTGTGACTGTAGCGATGAAAGATAAGATGGATCTTTCTGTATCTGTAGCTGTGGGTTCCAGTATGCAGATTGCTTTATTTGTGGCCCCGGTATTAGTCATCGCCGGGTGGATATTTGGTCAACCAATGGATTTAGATTTTAATCCCTTTGAATTGGTAGCCGTGACTGTGGCGGTATTAATTGCCAACAGTATTAGTTCTGATGGTAAATCTAATTGGTTGGAAGGTACTTTGTTGTTAGCTGCATATACCGTTTTAGGTTTTGCTTTTTACTTCCATCCAGTAATTACCAGTATTGGATAG
- a CDS encoding NblA/ycf18 family protein yields the protein MNQPIELSLEQQFSIRSFATQVQHMSHDQAKDFLVKLYEQMVVREATYQELLKHQWGLDSGSTLA from the coding sequence ATGAACCAGCCAATTGAATTATCTTTGGAACAACAATTCAGCATTCGTTCATTTGCTACTCAGGTACAGCACATGAGCCATGACCAAGCAAAAGATTTTTTGGTCAAGCTCTATGAGCAAATGGTTGTGCGCGAGGCTACCTACCAAGAGTTACTTAAGCACCAGTGGGGCTTAGATTCAGGTTCCACTCTGGCATAG
- a CDS encoding Stp1/IreP family PP2C-type Ser/Thr phosphatase translates to MKLKFTGFSDPGLIRSSNQDAYYIDPEGRFFIVADGMGGHAGGEEASHIATREIQAYLVANWDGAESDDEILEKALWQANEAILQDQQNHPERADMGTTVVVVLFRQSHIPLCAHVGDSRLYRLRDSQLEQITEDHTWVARAIKIGDITPEEARMHPFRHVLSRCLGREDLNQFDVQPLDVKRSDRLLLCSDGLTEELADQQIADYLHKTPILEKASISLIEAAKEQGGHDNITVVIVEIQD, encoded by the coding sequence ATGAAATTAAAATTCACGGGTTTTAGTGATCCGGGACTTATTCGTTCTAGTAACCAAGATGCTTATTATATCGATCCTGAAGGGCGATTTTTTATCGTCGCTGATGGGATGGGTGGTCATGCAGGCGGTGAAGAAGCAAGTCATATTGCTACAAGGGAAATTCAAGCCTATTTAGTAGCCAATTGGGATGGGGCTGAATCAGATGACGAAATCCTCGAAAAAGCTTTATGGCAAGCCAATGAAGCCATCTTACAAGATCAGCAAAATCATCCAGAACGCGCTGATATGGGTACTACTGTAGTTGTAGTACTTTTCCGTCAATCACACATTCCTTTGTGCGCTCACGTTGGCGACTCTCGATTGTATCGCCTGCGTGATTCACAACTAGAGCAAATCACTGAAGACCATACTTGGGTAGCCAGAGCGATTAAAATTGGTGACATCACGCCGGAAGAAGCCAGAATGCACCCTTTTCGCCATGTGCTGTCCCGGTGTTTGGGTCGAGAAGACCTGAATCAATTTGATGTGCAACCACTGGACGTGAAAAGGAGCGATCGCTTGCTATTATGTAGTGATGGTCTTACCGAAGAGCTGGCAGACCAACAGATTGCTGATTATCTGCACAAAACCCCAATACTGGAAAAAGCCTCTATCTCCCTCATAGAAGCTGCCAAAGAACAAGGGGGACATGATAACATCACAGTCGTGATCGTAGAAATACAAGACTGA
- a CDS encoding anhydro-N-acetylmuramic acid kinase, giving the protein MTRIIGLISGTSVDGIDAALVDISGTDLDLKVELLAGQTYPYPAELRDSILAVCAGKAISMAELAALDDAIAFSFAQAAQNIQTAHQPAILIGSHGQTVYHRPPQSQGIGKPQSLGYTLQLGRGELIASLTGITTVSNFRVADIAIGGHGAPLVPRVDAFLLSHPEEARCIQNLGGIGNVAYIPPRRDNWLEKMRGWDTGPGNSLLDLAVEHLTNGAKKYDEDGKWAATGSPCQSLVEQWLQQDYFHLPPPKSTGRELFGVDYLNQCLKDAGPYQLSPADFLATLTELTAASVVHSYQTFLPQMPQRVFLCGGGSRNLYLKERLQSLLKTIPVLTTDEVGLSGDFKEAIAFAVLAYWRQLDIPGNLPSATGAPHEVLLGEIHPAEK; this is encoded by the coding sequence ATGACTCGCATTATCGGTTTAATTAGTGGTACATCTGTAGATGGCATTGACGCTGCTTTAGTAGATATTTCTGGTACAGATTTAGACCTGAAAGTGGAGTTATTAGCAGGACAAACATATCCTTATCCTGCTGAACTCCGAGACAGTATTTTAGCTGTTTGTGCAGGTAAAGCCATTTCAATGGCAGAATTAGCAGCATTAGATGATGCGATCGCCTTTAGTTTTGCTCAAGCCGCTCAAAACATTCAAACAGCTCATCAGCCAGCAATTTTAATCGGTTCCCACGGGCAAACAGTTTATCATAGACCACCACAAAGCCAGGGAATCGGCAAACCCCAGTCCCTAGGTTATACGCTGCAACTGGGACGAGGCGAATTGATTGCTAGTCTCACAGGAATTACCACCGTCAGTAATTTCCGTGTCGCCGATATTGCGATTGGTGGTCATGGCGCACCCCTAGTACCCAGAGTTGATGCCTTTTTACTCAGCCATCCAGAAGAAGCACGCTGCATTCAAAATTTAGGCGGTATTGGTAATGTTGCTTACATCCCACCCCGCCGCGATAACTGGTTAGAAAAAATGCGCGGTTGGGATACAGGCCCAGGCAATAGCTTGTTAGATTTAGCAGTAGAGCATTTAACTAATGGTGCTAAAAAATATGACGAAGATGGTAAATGGGCAGCTACAGGTAGTCCTTGCCAATCTTTAGTAGAACAGTGGTTACAGCAAGACTACTTTCATCTACCACCGCCCAAATCTACAGGACGTGAGTTATTTGGTGTAGATTACTTAAATCAATGTTTAAAAGATGCTGGGCCATACCAACTCAGTCCAGCGGACTTTCTCGCCACCCTTACCGAACTGACAGCAGCTTCTGTTGTTCATAGTTATCAAACATTTTTGCCACAAATGCCACAACGGGTATTTTTATGTGGTGGTGGTAGTCGAAACCTGTATTTAAAAGAACGTTTGCAGTCATTATTAAAGACAATCCCTGTTTTAACTACCGATGAAGTCGGTTTGAGTGGAGACTTTAAAGAAGCGATAGCTTTTGCAGTTTTAGCCTACTGGCGACAGCTAGATATACCCGGAAACCTGCCATCCGCCACAGGCGCACCCCATGAAGTCCTGCTGGGAGAAATTCATCCAGCCGAAAAATAA
- a CDS encoding DUF3536 domain-containing protein → MTSAAELPASSGATSINHPTAQDTHQHNPLKTATGVYVTVHGHFYQPPRENPYLDAIERQPSAAPFHDWNERIHYECYRPNAFARILNDQGEVMGIVNNYEYLSFNIGPTLMSWLERYDVEVYQRILEADAKSADRLQGHGNAIAQVYNHIIMPLANERDKYTQIRWGKEDFKSRFGRDPEGIWLAETGVDYATIEALIAEGIRFIILAPSQAQRCRPLPTKNDPQPEWHEVGGSQIDPTRPYRCYLKGSKEWGIEKGDILNSPLPTPDTSKYIDIFFYDGPISRDMGFTDVTYSSHHLAGRIGSAVRGDHRPAQLISVATDGETFGHHKKGTEKTIAYAFTAEFPRHGWTVTNFAHYLSLNPPTWEVELKPITAWSCAHGVDRWQDDCGCGGEGGVWHQKWRRPLRNALNWLRDQLVEVYEEYGQQFFKDPWLARDEYIKVIRDRSPANVSRFLSRHQTHKLNAAEQVDALRLLEMQRHSLLMFTSCGWFFEELSRPEGTQILRYAARALELAGDVAGVQLEKGFVKRLGLAPSNVDLFKHGGEIYRQLVLTAQVSFKQVAAHYAITSLFNNHRPVETCHLPGQDTSGKLHHPCQKRVYCYTTHELDYQRQRMGALTLVVGHLKLVSEITWESEHLVFAVLHLGGWDFHCCIQQFTGRRDYSQLKEKLFTALQQASAAQTILVMTQVFGNETFSLQNLFAEERHRIMRLINQETLTRLDQLYTQTYRENYGVLMAFHRDELEVPQELQVAAEIALGYRCMTTLRSLEQDITEPQSCGNHIVELEAIATEAKHLRCRLNIPEGKQILEQLILRSLWQLLHDTNGSFATDIQLLERLIDVGYQLNLGISLYRSQELYFSCLHSQIAPACLTSLMNKQDTSQCRQLLKLGQKLAVDVRAILSQLD, encoded by the coding sequence ATGACTTCTGCTGCTGAATTGCCAGCCAGCTCTGGCGCTACGTCTATTAATCATCCCACTGCCCAAGATACTCACCAGCATAATCCCCTGAAAACAGCTACTGGTGTGTATGTCACAGTGCATGGTCATTTTTATCAACCACCGCGCGAAAACCCTTATCTAGACGCAATTGAGCGTCAACCAAGTGCTGCACCTTTCCATGATTGGAATGAGCGAATTCACTATGAATGCTATCGTCCTAATGCCTTTGCCAGAATCTTGAATGACCAAGGCGAAGTGATGGGGATCGTGAATAATTACGAGTATCTCAGCTTTAATATTGGCCCTACCTTAATGTCGTGGCTAGAACGCTATGATGTGGAGGTTTATCAACGAATATTAGAAGCAGATGCCAAAAGTGCCGATCGCCTGCAAGGTCATGGCAATGCGATCGCGCAAGTATATAATCACATCATCATGCCTTTGGCTAACGAACGGGATAAATATACGCAGATTCGCTGGGGCAAAGAAGACTTCAAATCCCGCTTTGGTCGTGATCCCGAAGGCATCTGGTTGGCAGAAACAGGTGTAGACTACGCAACTATAGAAGCTTTAATTGCGGAAGGGATTCGTTTCATTATTTTGGCACCATCCCAAGCACAACGTTGTCGCCCTCTACCCACAAAAAATGATCCCCAGCCAGAATGGCACGAAGTTGGTGGTAGTCAGATTGATCCCACCCGTCCCTATCGTTGCTATTTGAAAGGAAGTAAAGAATGGGGAATTGAAAAGGGGGATATCCTCAACTCACCACTTCCAACTCCCGACACTTCTAAATATATAGATATCTTTTTCTACGATGGCCCAATATCCCGCGATATGGGTTTTACCGATGTCACCTATAGTTCCCATCATTTAGCCGGACGTATAGGTTCAGCTGTGCGTGGGGATCATCGTCCCGCCCAATTGATATCTGTGGCTACCGATGGGGAAACCTTTGGACATCATAAAAAGGGTACAGAAAAAACCATCGCCTACGCCTTTACAGCCGAATTCCCCCGTCATGGTTGGACAGTTACCAACTTTGCCCACTACCTCAGCTTAAACCCCCCGACTTGGGAAGTAGAACTCAAGCCTATCACTGCTTGGAGTTGCGCCCACGGTGTTGATAGATGGCAAGATGATTGTGGTTGTGGTGGTGAGGGCGGTGTTTGGCATCAAAAATGGCGGCGGCCTTTACGTAATGCCTTAAATTGGCTACGGGATCAGTTAGTAGAAGTGTATGAAGAATATGGTCAGCAATTCTTCAAAGATCCTTGGTTAGCTAGGGATGAGTATATCAAAGTCATTCGCGATCGCTCACCCGCCAATGTCAGCCGCTTCCTTTCCCGCCATCAAACCCACAAACTCAACGCTGCCGAACAAGTAGATGCTTTGCGCCTCTTGGAAATGCAGCGTCACTCTTTATTAATGTTTACCAGTTGCGGCTGGTTTTTTGAAGAACTATCTCGCCCAGAAGGTACTCAAATTCTGCGTTACGCAGCCCGCGCCTTAGAACTGGCGGGAGATGTTGCAGGTGTGCAGTTAGAAAAAGGCTTCGTCAAACGCTTGGGTTTAGCACCAAGCAATGTAGACTTATTCAAACACGGCGGTGAAATATATCGTCAGTTAGTTCTCACCGCTCAAGTTAGCTTCAAGCAAGTTGCTGCTCACTATGCCATTACTTCGCTGTTTAATAATCATCGACCCGTAGAAACTTGCCATTTACCAGGACAAGATACCTCTGGTAAACTGCATCATCCTTGCCAAAAGCGAGTTTATTGCTACACAACTCATGAGTTAGACTATCAACGGCAACGGATGGGGGCGTTGACTTTAGTTGTCGGACATTTAAAATTAGTTTCCGAAATTACTTGGGAAAGCGAACATTTAGTGTTTGCAGTCCTGCATTTAGGCGGTTGGGATTTTCACTGTTGCATTCAACAGTTTACAGGGCGACGTGATTACAGCCAGTTAAAAGAAAAATTGTTTACCGCACTCCAGCAAGCCAGTGCAGCCCAGACTATTTTGGTGATGACACAGGTATTTGGCAATGAAACCTTTAGCTTACAGAATTTATTTGCCGAAGAACGCCACCGGATTATGCGGTTAATTAATCAAGAAACATTAACTCGACTCGACCAACTGTATACCCAAACATACCGCGAAAACTACGGTGTACTCATGGCCTTTCATCGGGATGAACTCGAAGTACCCCAAGAATTGCAAGTTGCTGCCGAGATTGCTTTAGGATATCGCTGTATGACAACATTGCGATCGCTAGAGCAAGACATCACAGAACCGCAATCTTGTGGTAATCACATTGTAGAATTAGAAGCGATCGCCACAGAAGCCAAACATCTGCGTTGTCGCTTAAATATTCCCGAAGGTAAGCAAATATTAGAGCAATTGATTTTGCGATCGCTCTGGCAATTATTACATGACACTAACGGTAGTTTTGCCACCGATATCCAACTATTAGAAAGATTAATTGATGTGGGATATCAACTCAATTTGGGTATTTCTCTCTATCGTTCTCAAGAACTATACTTCAGTTGTCTGCACAGTCAAATAGCACCAGCTTGTCTTACCAGCCTGATGAATAAACAAGATACTAGTCAATGTCGGCAGTTATTAAAATTAGGTCAAAAGTTAGCTGTTGATGTAAGGGCAATTTTAAGTCAGTTAGATTAG